TCGATGGCCTGCTTGAGGCCTCGAAATTTCATGTTGAGAAAGGTCAGGCTGGTTTGGAAATCAGATGTGCTTTTGGCGAAGGCCGCCTGCTCTACGCTCAACTCGACGGTGTTACCGTCCTGGGCAGCCTGGGCGGGCATGCGGTACTGCAAGCGGGCCTGGGCGCTCTCGCCAAACTGCGGCGCGGAAGCGCGGCGGCTCATTTCGGCGGCGAAGTCCAGATCACGGGCCTGGTACCCCGGGGTATCTTCGTTGGCCAGGTTGGCCGCCAGAATTTCGGTACGCTTCATATGCAGCCCGAGGGCCCGCATATGCACACCGAGTGCGTCATCTATCCTTATACTCATTGCCTTGCACCATTGATCGAAGTTGAGCTCACGACCCTTGATTGCAGAAAGCGTGCCCACTTCAAAAAACAACTATAACCACCTGATTTATAAGTAATTTTATGAAATCAAAAGTGTTAGAAACGGCCGTACCTCTTCCGCTTTTTTCGCGCCTGACGCGACGATGGGGAAGCGCTGTTTCCCCATCCGGACGGTTCAGCGTGCTGCTGCTGGCGCTGGCCTGCACAGGCGCCATGGCGCAAGAGCCCCTTGACCGGCAAATCGACCAGACGGTGCGCGACTACTTCACCGGGCAACTGGCAGATAAAACCGTTACCGAGGGCTGGCAAGGCGCGCGTTTCACACAAAAGATCTTTGCCCTGCCCGAACATTCGCCAGCCGGGCCGTGCTCGCAACCGCTGCAAGTCCAGGGAACAGAACCCGCTTGGCCAGGCTATGGCCGCCTGCGCCTGACGCTGGCCTGCCCTGACCAGCCGCAGTGGTCCGTGCAGGTAACCGCCCAGGCCACGGTCTTTACCCGGGCCGTTGTGGCCGCAAAGGTGCTGGAACGCGGGCAACTGATCTCTCCCGCCATGCTCGCGTACCAGGAAGTCGCCCTGAGCCGACAGAGCCGCGGGCTGTTCAGTCATATAGAAGAAGTGGCCGGTCTCAGCGCCAAGCGTCGAACCCGCAGCCAACAGATGTTGACCCGGGACATGCTGGTATCGCCCTGGCTGGTGCGCCGCGGGGAACGCGTCACGGTGACCGCCAACCACGGCGACATTCACGCCAGCACTGAAGGCGAGGCTCTGCAGGATGGGCGCAAAGGCATGGTGATCCGGGTGAGGAACGCCGCCAGCGGCAAAGTCATCGAAGCCAAGGTCACCGCTGCCGGGGCTGTAAGCAGTACATTTCAGCGCTCGGACAAATAATTTGCATCGGTGGCTTAAGCGGGTCGATTCAAGGGTCGCCCTTTGAGTGGCAGCGGGCAGGACAACATCCTCCGCACTCCACACTCAATCAGAATCAGGAATACCGATCATGGCCTTGACCATCCACACCAACTACTCCTCGCTGGTTACTCAGACCAACCTGAACAAAACCAACAACGCCCTGGCCACCAACCAGCAGCGCCTGGGCACCGGCCTGCGCATCAACTCGGCGGCCGATGACGCAGCCGGCCTGCAAATCGCCACCCGCCTCAGCGCACAGTCCAAAGGCATGGCCGTTGCACTGCGTAACGTCAACGATGCCTCTTCGCTGCTGCAGACCTCCGATGGCGCTTTCGGTGAAATGACCGACATCATGCAGCGCATGAAAGACCTCGCCACCCAGTCTGCCAACGGAACCAACAGCGACGACGACCGTAAGGCAATGCAGGCCGAATACGACCAGTTGGGCAAAGAGCTGGGCAACATCATGGACAACACCGCTTTCGCCGGTGAAAAACTGTTCAGCAAAACCGGCACCGCCGGTAAGTTCGGCAGCGCAGTGAATTTCCAGATCGGCGCCACCACTGCCGAGACCCTGACGCTGGACATCAGCGCCAAGACCACTGCCCTGGGTACCCAGCTGGCCGCACTGTCCAGCAACTACACCACCAGCGGCACAGGTACCGAGATCAGCACCAGCGGCGGGGCCAACGCCCAAATCGACTTGCTGGCCACTGCCCTGGCTAAAGTCGGCGAAGTGCGCGGTGAGTTCGGGGCCAACATCAACCGCCTGAACCACACTTCCAACAACCTGGCCAACATGAAAGACAACACCGAAATGGCCCGCGGCCGCATCATGGATGCCGACTTCGCCAGCGAAAGCGCGATGATGAGCAAGAACTCCATGCTGATGCAGTCGGGCATTTCGATGCTCAAACAAACCGGTCAAATGCCAAGCATGGTTATGTCCCTGCTGGGCTAATAACCAGACTGCGGATACAAAAAAACGCCCCCGAAGTGATTCGGGGGCGTTTTTGCTCGCGTCTAAGATACAACTTAAAATGCAAGTTCGGAATTACCCTACAGAACATGGTTTATATCAGGTAGTAACATTTGCGCTCCAGACCTAGCGAAGCCTCTTAATGAACACTCTTTCTGCGAACATGAAGACTGGGCACGGCGATCAACAGGCATACTTTTGCCCAGTGCTTTATACGTTGACCTTGTTCAAGGATGAAAGTAGGCACACGGTAGAGTTGGGTTACTCTGGAGGTCGACTGCTTGAGCGCCTGATTCAGGCACCTGGCCAGGTGATCGATCGTGAGACCCTCGTGGCCTATGCCTGGTCCGACCGCGTGGTCGGCCCTGGCAGTCTCAACCAGCAGGTGTATACCCTGCGCAAGATGCTGGGCGACGAAAAAAACCTGCAAATCATTCAGACCGTTCCACGCCGTGGCTATCGTTTCAACCCCGCCTTTATCATCGAAAAAACACCTGAGCAGCCCCTGCAACAGCCTGCCACCCCGGCACTGGAACAGGTGCCGGTGATGGCAGCACCTGTGCGTTCGGGCCTGCGCCGCAAGGCAATGGCCGTCAGCGCCACACTGGCAGTCATTACCGGTTATTTTTTCGCCTCACCGTCAACCGAGCTCTACGCCAGCCTGCAAAAAACAGGTAACAGCAGCGTCGTGTACGTTGAGCAGCAACAGCCCAAAGTCAATGAACTGATCAGCAAGACGCGCGCCCTGAGCGAGCGGATGATCAACCTGAGTGAAGAGCCGGTTGAACTGGCGATCGTTGGCTCCGCTAACGGCTATTACCAGGTCCATTGCTCACACAATACGGGCACAAACAATACCCTTATCCTGCATGCCAATGAGATCCAGAGCGTCAGCGACACACGTTTGCTCAGCTGTGTGCAATAACTCGTTGCGGGTATGAAGTGTAAAGAATGCGCGGCCGGACGGCCGCGCGAAGGGTCTTTCGCTTAACCCCTGTTTACTCTCCCGGGAGCGCAACAGGCTTGATGTAGTCAACCTTGCCCAAGCCATACTGCGCATAACTGTCACTGAACAACTGTCGGTACAAGGCTTCGGCCTGACCGGTCAGCAGCAACAGTTCAATCCGGCGGTTTACACCGCTGTGCGGATCTTCAGGGCGCAGGGGCATGACATCCGCCTGGGCGGATACCTGCAACACACCTGTCGCCGGCAAGCCCGCCGCCACCAAAACGCCACGCGCCTGCAACGCACGCTCGCCTGACAGGTTCCAGTTGTCATAGTCGCGCTTGCCACGGAACGGCGTGGCATCGGTATGACCACTGATGATCAGCTTGTTGTCGACCTTTGCCAATTCCTTGGCCAGGGTGCCCAACAACGCGCGAAAGTGCGGGTTGATCCTGGCGCTGCCTCGCTCGAACATAAAGCGCTTGTCATCATCCTTGATCAGAATCCGCAGGCCTTGAGGCACCACTTGCACCTCGACGTTAGCCAGCGCATCCGCGCGCTCTGCCAGCAGGCTCATCAGCTTGGCCAGGGCTTGCAAGTCGGCTTCAGTGTCAAAACGCTCAGTCTCCAGGGACTGGCCGTTGTCCACGGGCGCCTGCCGGGCAACGGTTTCGACAGGAATCGGCTCCTGCACAGCGGTAAAGTCAAACGGGATTCTGCTTTCACCGTCGAAGATCCCTGCGCCGCCCTCAAACACTGACGGAGCGCTTTGAGCACGTATAGCCTTGCGTTCAGCGTCGGCCTGGGGCTGGATAATCCACAGCACCATAAACAACGCCATCATGGCCAGGGCAAAGTCAGCAAATGCCACCTTCCATGCCCCGCTATGCACTTCTTGGTGACCACGCTTGCTGCGGCGTTTGACAATAATCTGATCACTTATTTCATTACGCCTCCTCATTGCGGCTGTCCTCGTAGTTGGTCACCCAGGTTTCGAGATGTTTGAAGGCCGGTTTAACGTCCTGCTCAATCAGTTTGCGGCCGGCATCCACTGCCAGCAGCGTCGGCTTGCCCGCCAGATGCGCCACCAAGGTGGTGCGCACACATTCAAGTGCCGACAACTCTGTCCGTACGCGCTGGGCCATCGCGTTGCTGATCGGCTCGAACAGGCAATAGCAGAAAAAAATCCCGAGGAAAGTCCCCACCAGGGCAGCGGCCACGTGCGCACCGATTTCGGCTACCGAACCGCCGATGCTGTCCATGGTGATGATGATTCCCAAAATGGCCGCCAGAATCCCGAACCCCGGCATGGCTTCACCGACCTTGTGCAGGGAACGGGACGGCAGCAACAGCGCTTCATGCATCGCATCGAGTTCCTGTTCAAGGAAACCTTCCAGCTCATGGGCAGTGATCTTGCCCATGGCCATCAACCGGAAGTTGTCGGCAATAAACGCCATCAGGTTTTTTTCCTGAAGAATCAGCGGGTACTTGCTGAACAGGTCGCTCTGCTCCGGCTCTTCGATGTGAGCATCAAGCGCCTTGAGGCCACCGACTTCCACGGTTTCGAGCAATTCATAGAGCAGCATCAGCAGCTCGCGCTGGAACTCTTCGCCGCGTCGGCGAAACGAGAAAATACCCTTGGCCTGGTGCCACATTTCCAGCAGCACTTCCTTGGGGTTGCCGATGATCAGGCTGCCCAGCGCAGCCCCGACCACAATCAGCAGCTCGGAGGGCTGCCACAGTACCGACAAGGTGCCACCGGCGATGGCAAAACCACCCAGCACACAGCCAATGATGATTAATGCACCTAAAACTTTCTGCACGTTCAATTACTCTTGGTTAAAAAATGACGAGCCTTATCGATAGCCTGCTTACTCAACTGGCAAACCCGGGCATCGCTGATTTCGAGCACCAGGCCGATTTCCTTGAGACTCAACTCATGTTGGTAGTAAAGCGTCAGCACCAGACGCTCACGCTCGTTGAGGCAGTCCAGTGCCTGAATCAGCAGGCGCTCACTGAGCACCCGCTCTTCCACGTTTGCCCCTGACTGTTGAAAGTCACGGAGGCCATCGAGCAGCAGCACATCCAGGCTTTCGATGGCTTCTGCCGCTTGCGCCTGGAGATAAGCCTGATACTGGGTGTCGTTCAGGCCTGTGGCCTTGAGCACCTCTTCGTCCCGGGGCTGGCGCCCCAGCTGACGGGTCAGGCTACGCAGGGTATCGCGCACCTTGTGGGCCTGCTGGCGCACCAGGCGGGGCCGCCAGTCCAGGCGGCGCAACTCATCAAGAATCGCCCCGCGAATACGCAATGCTGCAAAACGTGCAAAACACTCATCCGGGGTGCCATAGCGGCGCAACCCCTGTAACAGACCCATCAGGCCAATCTGCTCCATGTCTTCACGGTCCAGCGCATGACTGGCCTGCAAGGACAGCTGATTGACAATGCGCTTGACCAGCGGCAAGTACTGCAGCATCCAGTGTTGCTCGACACCCGGTGCCAGCACTGGCGGGCAGTGGTCAGCGCTGCCCGGGCCGTAATCGGCCAAACGATCGTTGTTCATAGTGCGATCACTGCGCCAGGAGCTTGCTGACAAGCACACTGGTGAACGGCACCTCCATGCCCTTGCTCGCGAAGTCCTGTTTCAACTGTTCTTCTATCCGGCTCTGGACATCGGCAACGGCCAACAGCCGCAGCTCGCTGAACTTGAGCCGGGACAATGATGTAATCACCGAACTGCGTACCAGAGGCTCGATAAGCTTGAAGGTACTGACAGGCACTTTGTGATCCGCCTGCAGGGCCAGATCGAGCACAAAGTAGCGTTCCCGGCTTTGTTCAGGCAGGTTCAGGACGATTTTTTCAATCGGGTAAAACCCATAATCAGTGACCTTGCGCGGCGCCTCAGCCTCGGATTTCGACGCGCTACTGGCAGTGACCGCCGGCGCCAGATACAGATAGCCCAGCACCACACTGCCAACGGTAATTACCGTGTTAAGCCCCACTACTAATAAAATGACACGCGACATCAACATGAAAAATTTCAATCCACTTGTAGATCAGTTTCAGGGGCGACTCACAGCAGGCTGTTTGTCGGGTTAAACAGTCACCAGTACGCCGCTGTCTTGCCGCTTGGGCGAAACGGCGCTGCCCTCGGCTTCAGCCATGGCATCGGCGATGCCCGGTTCACGTGCAGACCGGCCCTGTTCCCGTTGCGAATGCCCCCCGGTATCGCTGGAAACCTGAACCTGCACTTGCAAGGTGTTCTGCTCCACCAGTTCCTGGCGCAAGCGTTCACTGGTGGCCGCGATCAAGCGCACCACATCGGTTTGGGCCGCCGAAATGTGCACACTCAAGCGCCCGTTTTCGTGACTGATAAAAATCTCCAGGCTCCCCAGCTCGGGCGGGTCGAGGCGGATCGTGGCCTGCTGGAAGCGTTGCTGGACCTGTACCTCGACGGTTTCGCGCAAGGCATGCAGCATCTGCTCTCCCCAACGGGCCTGCGGCGCAGCCAGCTTGAGCCCGCGTTCAAGCACCGGTTCAGCCGTTGTGCTGCTGCCCGGTAACGCGGTTGTCAGGGCAGACACTTCAGTGCTCGACAGGGGTTCGACTGAGCCTGCAACCGTTGCTGTTGCTGTTGCTGTTGCTGTTACTGCCGTAGCTGCAATCCATGGGTTCTCACCCGTGCGGGCCGCAGGCGCAGCGGGAAGCGGGAAGCGGCAACCTTGGACCGTCGCCCGTCCCCGAATGCTCGAACCCTGCGTCAGGGCCGGACTGGACCGGCAAAGGAGCTTCAAACACTCTGCGAGATTCAAGGACAGGAGCCAGGGCCCGGGGCTCAGGCGCCATGCGAGCCAGCAAACGCTCGCCAGGCAAACTGGATGTCGTTTTGCCCGCGTCGTCCCGTGCCTGCAACCGAATGGCCTGCTGACCCAACATCATGTTGAGCCACTGTTGCGGGTCCACTGATTCCAGCGCCGGATCAAGCACTGGTTCGGTGACCTCCTGCTCCTGGGCCTGCTGCGACTCGGCACTGGCCAACACATCCGGTACCGGCAATTGCGGCTCGAATTCGGGCTGTTGAGGTACATAGGGCAACGGGGACAGTTCGTCCGCCGGCAAGCTGCTGTCGAAGGGCAGGCTGCTCTGTTCAAGGCCAGCGCCGAAGCCGCCCGGCATAGCAATGGAGATACCCATGCCTAACCCTCCGCCTGCACGCTGTCTGCCAGGGAGTAGGCGCGGCGCCCTTCCTGATGTTCGGTATGACTCTCAAGCAGGTCACTCAGGCGTTTGCATTCGCGCGAGCAGGCTTGCAATGCCTGCCCGTGCAAGGCCTTGAGCGGTGCCAGCTCAGCAAGGGTGCGGGGCGCAAACTCACCGCCCTCGCACAGGCGTAGCAAGCCCTGACGGATCAGCAGGTCAATCTCGTGAATCCGCGCCCAGTCCTCTTGGGCCAGGGCCAGGGCGAGCAATTGACGCAAGTGCGCCAGGCGGCGCAAATCAGCGGCGTGCGGCATGCACACCTTCCCAGCCTTCGCGCACTTGTCCAATCAGGTGTATGACTTCGTCGATACCGGTTACCGATAGCGACACACTGATTTCCACCAGACGGTGCAAGCAATAATCGTAAAGCCGTGACAGATCGTGCACGAGTTCGCCGCCCTGCTCGTAATCGAGGGTGCTGTTGAGTGCGTTCAGAATGTTCATGCACTTTTCCAGCGACTTTCCCTTGAGTTCGAAATGCCTGGCTTCGATGTGCCCGCGTGTTCGACTCAACTCGTCGAGCAGGCCATCAAACAGCACCAGCACCAGTTCGTAGGGCGAGGCCGAACACACTCGAACTTCAAGGTCGACTGCACGGTACCCGTCATAGCTTTCATTCATTATCTATTTCCAAACATGCCTAAGGTTTGTTCCATTGACGCCATGATCTGCGCCATCTGCGTGTATTGTTTGACGTAGCGCTGGTAGTGGTTCTGGTACTTGTTTTCCAGTTCCTCATACTTGATTTCGACCTTTTGCAGCATGCTGTTGAGATTGTCCTTGCGAGCCTTCATCGAGCCGGTGCTGGCGCTGGTGTATGCCGCGAGTTTTTTGTCCAGCGTGTCGATCATGTTGTCCCTGCCCGAGAACAGCTTTTCAAAGGCATCGGGGTTGGCGTCGAGCATCTTTTCGAACGCTTTGTTATCCACTTTCAGCTTGCCTTTGGCGTCCGCCAGAATCCCGAACTCCATCAGCGTGATGCCATCAAACGAGGTGCGAAGCACCGAGTTGATCATCGACTCCACTGCACGAATGCCCGAGTCTCCCGCCAGTTCACCGCGCCATTGTGTTTCACCACCCGACGCGGTCAGGGTGTCAAAGGTGCCGAGCAATGCGTTGATCGCGGTAATAAACTCATTGAGCTTGTCATTGGTCGCTTTCTGGTCGCGACTGATGTCCACCACCAGCGGTTCATCACCGGTCTGATGCACCTTGTTGAACGTCAGGCTGACGCCATCGATCATGTTCTTGAAGGTATTGGAGCTTTGCTGAAGCTTTATGCCGCTGGTAGCGTCAGCCCCCAGATAGACAATCGCGTCCTTGGCCTCGGACAGCACTTGCGGGTTACCCAGGCTGGTCTCCAGCGCACTGCCCGCGGCATCGGTGCGCAACTCGATCGCGTTCTGCTCGCCGGTTTTTTCGGCGGTCAACACCATCGTCACTTCACCGCCGCTGCGCACCAGGGTGGCTTTAACGCCCTTGTTATCGGGGTGGCCATTGATCGCAGCAGCCAGCTCTTCCTGGGACAAACTGCCATCGCCATTACTGTCGCCAGCACTCAGGTCAACCGCAAACTCCACGCCGTCCTGTTTGATGTAAAGGCTGCCAGAGTCCGCGGCATTACTGCCCAGCCCACTGAGGGCGATCTGATGCCGGCTCGCCAGCTGCTCTACAAAAAACTGGTAGCTGCCTTCCTTTGCGCTGGCCCCCAGGGTTGCACTGGCCATGCCTTCCTTGCTGAACGTGGCGGCGTTGATCAGCATGCTTTTATCGGTGCCTTTGAGCCCCTTCACTGCCGTGCCCAATGCCTTGAGTGCGGTGTCCAGTTGCGTCACGGCCGCCAATTGCGCCTTGTACTTTTTTTCATTGCGCTCGGCCTGCATCAACTCCCTGTGCACTTCATACTGCGCGAGATTTTTTGCCTGGGTCTGGATGTAGTCTGTATCGATTGCCATGTGTGATCGCTCCTCTATAGGTAGATAGCAAAACCAATGCCAACTTATAAGATTATGTTTTATAAGGATTTTTTTGATTTGATCGAGAAGTGCGGCTTCCTCTTCCGGCACCGGTAAAACCCGCGGGTGGAAAGCCTGCTTCCGCACCCTGACCCGCAGCAAAGCCCCGGGGCCTGAGTGTCAAAGGCGACCGGAATGAGGGGTTAATTAACCCTGATTGAACATTCGGACTTGGGGGAATGGATCACTGCGGTGAAAGGACCGCCCGGCACATGACGTGCGGTATGCCACACGGGCGGGCGACTAAAGCGAAGGGGAATAAACCTGTGCCGGGTCTTGTCGGGCCAGTTGCTGGAAGATCTCGCCGTGCATTGCCAGCAGCTTGCCGTTGCGCTCATTCAGGTCACGGCAGCGCTCGACACTGGCAATCAGGGTTTTCCAGGCCTGATCCACGTGCCCACGGCGCACGGGCTCATACAGGCCGATCAGACTGTCCATCGCCCGGGTATCAGTTCCCAGGCGAAACACCTCCAGGACTCTGCTGCGGCGGCGGGCACGGGCACTGGCAGCATCCATCAGCGCGACGATATGGCCGTTGGCCTCAGTAATGGTGACAATTTCGCGGGCCATGAGCGCCACTTGCAGACGCCCCATCCACTCGTGCAGCAGGGCAAAACCTGTCAGATCGTCGTGCACATCCTGCTCGACAACCTTCAGCAACTGGTCACGCTGGCTCACCGCTCACCACGGTGATAGTTGAGCATGGCGCCGGCCAGCGAGGCGCTGTCGCTGGTGAGCGAGCCTGCGGCCAGTGCAGCCTTGAGGGTGGCGACCTTGTCCAGGTCCACTTGTGGCAATTGCCCCAGTGCCGAGTGGATTTGCTCCAGCCCCGGTTTGACTGCTGCAGGGGCGCTGACTGGCGTCACGGGACCGCTGCCGGTGCGCTCACTGCTGCCTGACACCGGGCGCTCGGCAGAAGGGGTAAAACTGATGACAGGCTGTCGTGTGATTTCCATGATGAGCTCCAGAACTGGGTGATACTGTGCAAAGGCGACCCTTTGACGGGGTGACTTAAATCCAGTCGACAACAATTTAAATAAATACTTCTTGAGCCTTGTTCCGCCACCAGGTCTGGCTGGCCAGCCCGTCCTGGATTTTCTGTTCCTGCTGCGCCAGGGTCGCCTGCCAAATGCGCATTTTGTCGTCGATCACCTGAGCCAGAACCTTCTCCTGGCGCACCGCATGCTGCAGTTCATCCTGGATGCGGCTCAGGGTCTGCTCGGCCAGTTTCAATTCACGAACCTGCAAGTTGGTCATGGCATGCAGCGTGGCCTTGTACTGCTGCTGGTTGTGACGTTGCAAGGGTGTGGTGGTGGCGCTAGTGAAGCCGCACAACCGCTTGAGGGCGGTAATGTTATTACGATAACGCTCACACAGATTCTGCTGGTAGCTGACCCGCCCCATGATCTGACGCATCTGGATATTGCGTAACTGCGCCAGCCGATTGAGCACATTGATCCGGTTTTTCATCGCCCTGGCCCCTGGGTACAAACCGTCATTTGACGATGCTCTGCAACGTATCGATGCTCATGCCCAGCTCGGCGCTGGCCCCCACATCCTGGCGCAGGAAGCGCTCGATATTGGGCGCCAGCTTGACCGCGCGGTCCGTTCCCGGGTCCATCCCCGGCGTATAGCCACCCAGCGGGATCAGGTCTTTGATACCGTCATAAACGCTGCTGTATTCCTTGAAGGAACGCGCCGCGTTCAAATGCTTGCGGTCCGCCACCTGGCTCATGCAGCGGCTCACTGAAGCCGCCACATCAATGGCCGGGTAATGACCGATGTCGGCCAGTTTGCGTGACAGCACGATATGCCCGTCCAGAATCGCCCGGGCACAGTCAACGATCGGGTCTTGCTGATCGTCGCCTTCGGCCAGTACCGTGTAGATCGCACTCAGGCTGCCTTCGGCACTTTCACCATTACCGGCGCTTTCTACCAGCTCCGGCAGCATGCCGAAAACCGAAGGCGGATAGCCTTTGGTCGCCGGAGGCTCACCCAGTGCAAGGGCGATTTCACGCTGCGCCATGGCATAGCGTGTCAGGGAGTCAACCAGCAGCAGTACATCCTTGCCCTGATCGCGGAAGTAGGCCGCAATGCTGTGGCACAGTTCGGCGGCCTTGAGCCGCATCAGCGGCGATTCATTGGCCGGCGCCACCACCACCACGGCCTTGCGCAGACCTTCGGGGCCCAGCGAGTGCTGGATGAATTCCTGCACCTCCCTGCCCCGCTCGCCGATCAACCCGACCACCACCACATCAGCCTTGGTCTGGCGCGTGATCATGCCCAGCAGCACGCTTTTACCCACGCCGCTGCCCGCAAACAGGCCGACGCGCTGACCCTTGCCCAGGGTCAGCAGGGCATTGATTGCCCGCACGCCCACGTCCAGAGGTTCGCTCACCGGCTGACGCTTGAGCGGGTTGACCTTGGGCAGTTCGACGTGCAGTTCATCGCGCCCGGTCAGCTTGCCCAAATCGTCCATCGGCTCGCCCAGGCCGTTGAGCACACGGCCCAGCCAGGATTCATCGATGTGCAGCGCGGCGTCTTCCTTGGCCGCAAATACCCGCGACCCCGCGCTCAAGCCCACAGGCTTCTTGAACGGCATCAAATAGGTGATATCGCGGTTAAACCCCACCACCTGCGCATCGAGCATTTCACCGTCGGACTGCTCGACATAGCAGCGCTGCCCGGTCACCCGCTGGCAGCCCAGACTTTCGAGCAAAATGCCCGACATGCGCACCAGCCGCCCGCTGACCTTGGCCAGTTGTACGTCGTCCAGCGAGCGCAGAGCGTCATTGAGTGCAAAAGGTTTGAGCACGAATCAATCCTCGGTCAGGTGCAGATGTTGCGACAGGGTTTCAACACAGGCGTCCAGCCGCTGCTGACAGCCCACATCGACCTCGGCCCGGGGCGTCACAATGCGGCATTCCCCCAGCGCCAGCGCCTCGTCGGCCACCAGGCGCCAACTCGCGGCCCGGTCGGGTGCCAGGTCCTTGATCCGGGCAAACTCCTGAGGATGCAAGTTGATATGCACGTCCGTCGTCTCCAGCGGCATGCCGGCCAAGGCTTCTTCTGCCAGGGTCAGCAACTGCGTCGGGTTCAGGGTCAACTCGCAGCGAATCACTTGCTCGGACACTTTTTTGACCAGTGCCAGCAGTTCCTGACGCCGCGTGCGCTCAAGCTCCGACAAAAAGCTGCGCAGTTGCCGGTTAGCTTCTTCCAGAGGGAAACTGGCCTGATCGAATGACTCGCGCCCTTCTACACGGCCCTGCATCAAGCCTTCTTGCAAACCCTGTTCGCGGCCAGCCTCATAGCCCAATTGCTGACCATGCTCCTGCCCCTGAATCAAGCCTTCCTGGTAGCCCTTTTCATTGCCTTCCTGAAAACCGTCGGCAATGGCCCGCTGCACCGCAACGGGGTCATTTTTCCACTCCGGGGCCAGCGATTGCGGCAACGGAGGAAAACGATAGGGCCGCCAGTCGCGGGGCTTGTCTTTCAGCACATTGATCGACACGGAACAGCCCTCACTCTACGGTTGGCTCGCGGAACAGCTGAATGGCCAAACCACCTTCGGTTGCCATCTCCCGCACCACCGCCATGATTTCCTTGCGCACCTGCTCAACCCGGCTCATGGGTACCGGCCCCTGACGACGGTTCAGGGCTTCCATCTGCTGCATCTGACGACGCGGCATGGCCCCTTGAATCGCCTTGACCAGGGCCGGTTCAGCCCCTTTGAGTGCGACTACCCACTCGCTCAACGGGATGACCTCAAGCAAGGTTTGCAAGACTTCCTGGCTCTGGCGGGACAGGATGAAGAAGTCATACATTTCATCTTCGATACGCTCCACCAATGAGGTGTCGTGGGCACGCAACAGCTCGAACATCTGATCACGGTCGCCCTTGAAGCGATTCATGATGTCTGCCGCCTGCTTGACCCCGCGCACCTGCGAGCCCTGGGTAGACAACACCGACAGGCTGCGTTCGATCAACTGCTCAAGCTCCTTGATCACATCGCCATTGATCTCATTGAGGTTGGCAATGCGATACAGCAACTCGTCCTGACGCCAGCTGGGCATGCTTTCAAGCACTTCACTGGCCATGCCGGGCGGCAGGAAGGCGAGGAACACTGCCTGCATCTGCGCATGCTCCTTGGCAATCAGGGTGGCGAACTGCTTGGGATCGACCCATTCCAGCTTGACCATCTTGGTGCGGATTTCCTCGCCATAGATGCTGTCCAGCAGGCTGCGCGTAATGTCGCTGCCCAAGGCCTTGCCGAGCATGCCCGACAGGTAGCTGCGCGAGGCACCCTTGATGCTGCTTTGTTCCTTGTAGTCGTCAAAGAAGCGGCTGATGACCTCTG
This genomic stretch from Pseudomonas deceptionensis harbors:
- the lafA gene encoding lateral flagellin LafA, with the protein product MALTIHTNYSSLVTQTNLNKTNNALATNQQRLGTGLRINSAADDAAGLQIATRLSAQSKGMAVALRNVNDASSLLQTSDGAFGEMTDIMQRMKDLATQSANGTNSDDDRKAMQAEYDQLGKELGNIMDNTAFAGEKLFSKTGTAGKFGSAVNFQIGATTAETLTLDISAKTTALGTQLAALSSNYTTSGTGTEISTSGGANAQIDLLATALAKVGEVRGEFGANINRLNHTSNNLANMKDNTEMARGRIMDADFASESAMMSKNSMLMQSGISMLKQTGQMPSMVMSLLG
- a CDS encoding OmpA family protein, which encodes MRRRNEISDQIIVKRRSKRGHQEVHSGAWKVAFADFALAMMALFMVLWIIQPQADAERKAIRAQSAPSVFEGGAGIFDGESRIPFDFTAVQEPIPVETVARQAPVDNGQSLETERFDTEADLQALAKLMSLLAERADALANVEVQVVPQGLRILIKDDDKRFMFERGSARINPHFRALLGTLAKELAKVDNKLIISGHTDATPFRGKRDYDNWNLSGERALQARGVLVAAGLPATGVLQVSAQADVMPLRPEDPHSGVNRRIELLLLTGQAEALYRQLFSDSYAQYGLGKVDYIKPVALPGE
- a CDS encoding FliA/WhiG family RNA polymerase sigma factor; this encodes MNNDRLADYGPGSADHCPPVLAPGVEQHWMLQYLPLVKRIVNQLSLQASHALDREDMEQIGLMGLLQGLRRYGTPDECFARFAALRIRGAILDELRRLDWRPRLVRQQAHKVRDTLRSLTRQLGRQPRDEEVLKATGLNDTQYQAYLQAQAAEAIESLDVLLLDGLRDFQQSGANVEERVLSERLLIQALDCLNERERLVLTLYYQHELSLKEIGLVLEISDARVCQLSKQAIDKARHFLTKSN
- the flgB gene encoding flagellar basal body rod protein FlgB, whose protein sequence is MSIRIDDALGVHMRALGLHMKRTEILAANLANEDTPGYQARDLDFAAEMSRRASAPQFGESAQARLQYRMPAQAAQDGNTVELSVEQAAFAKSTSDFQTSLTFLNMKFRGLKQAIEGR
- the flgA gene encoding flagellar basal body P-ring formation chaperone FlgA, coding for MLLLALACTGAMAQEPLDRQIDQTVRDYFTGQLADKTVTEGWQGARFTQKIFALPEHSPAGPCSQPLQVQGTEPAWPGYGRLRLTLACPDQPQWSVQVTAQATVFTRAVVAAKVLERGQLISPAMLAYQEVALSRQSRGLFSHIEEVAGLSAKRRTRSQQMLTRDMLVSPWLVRRGERVTVTANHGDIHASTEGEALQDGRKGMVIRVRNAASGKVIEAKVTAAGAVSSTFQRSDK
- a CDS encoding winged helix-turn-helix domain-containing protein, which gives rise to MNTLSANMKTGHGDQQAYFCPVLYTLTLFKDESRHTVELGYSGGRLLERLIQAPGQVIDRETLVAYAWSDRVVGPGSLNQQVYTLRKMLGDEKNLQIIQTVPRRGYRFNPAFIIEKTPEQPLQQPATPALEQVPVMAAPVRSGLRRKAMAVSATLAVITGYFFASPSTELYASLQKTGNSSVVYVEQQQPKVNELISKTRALSERMINLSEEPVELAIVGSANGYYQVHCSHNTGTNNTLILHANEIQSVSDTRLLSCVQ
- the motA gene encoding flagellar motor stator protein MotA, translating into MQKVLGALIIIGCVLGGFAIAGGTLSVLWQPSELLIVVGAALGSLIIGNPKEVLLEMWHQAKGIFSFRRRGEEFQRELLMLLYELLETVEVGGLKALDAHIEEPEQSDLFSKYPLILQEKNLMAFIADNFRLMAMGKITAHELEGFLEQELDAMHEALLLPSRSLHKVGEAMPGFGILAAILGIIITMDSIGGSVAEIGAHVAAALVGTFLGIFFCYCLFEPISNAMAQRVRTELSALECVRTTLVAHLAGKPTLLAVDAGRKLIEQDVKPAFKHLETWVTNYEDSRNEEA